From Microcystis aeruginosa NIES-2549, a single genomic window includes:
- a CDS encoding CHAT domain-containing protein: MLSLLKKLWNWLKSLFIASPKAINPKEVKNTPPEPSDGEYEGILMGLFEQVAAGTTTGGLRGWLYSRHCDDKKLARWLEVKSEEWLQYPEDYQTLGRDLAALGKVMTGNLGEVSQRISLQLRDAVRDVSGVEGENLCPKETDLTEVVQDAEFWFEQGNQKYMNGDFIGEIASYDQALEFKPDDPDAWNNRGVALGNLGRFEQAIASFDRALEIKPDYHQAWDNRGIALHKLGRFEQAIASYDRALEFKPDFHEAWINRGVALGNLGRFEEAIASYDRALEIKPDLHQAWYNRGIALRNLGRLAEAIASYDRALEIKPDDHEAWNNRGIALRDLGRLEEAIASYDRALEIKPDFHEAWYNRGIALGNLGRLEEAIASYDQALEFKPDKHEAWNNRGIALGNLGRLAEAIASYDRALEIKPDDHDAWNNRGVALADLGRFEQAIASYDRALEIKPDFHLAWYGRGWAVCSLSKNRVSTPSLEALIYRKPIVALNDREPHIFALREALTHLIQGSPPWGQIYRYLGEAYLKHSQYKENASPYWREAIRHYQIALPILSEKDFPEDHLEILQGLIRAHLSLQEIPEARFYQQQGRHLFTRLRAQKRDKPAFERKFSSFSHLEIDLLIEENHPLDAIEQAEFYKNRCLTWILDNWQENPTSPDYATIQSLTGPNKAIIYWYLSEDNLTTFIITPEADPVIVEPEQRRQPARQFRTWLTEWDKQYLDYASKKETENKQNHPWRLSLNSRFAQLKRILQIDKILEPLPVSVDSLILIPHRDLHRFPLHTLFPEKYTATYLPSAQVGLRPQSGDSSYSPLLSVEDPKTEQKPMDFAQLESAIISHILQPSQRISTKKASRENVRNALENAHKTFHFTGHGYYDSFRPQASAIALSDGLLTVRDIRALNLSSYRLVCLAACETALTGKDGITTEYVGLVSAFLAAGATNVVSTLWPVKEISSAWFMINFYQRLLAGESPALALKNTQNWLKNITWQQLANWIEQLGQLPDLMEWVDRLEARAANILKEGSTIGLDQLTEYSDPYYWAAYTLTGQD, encoded by the coding sequence ATGCTATCCTTACTAAAAAAGCTCTGGAATTGGCTAAAATCGCTCTTTATTGCCAGTCCAAAGGCAATTAACCCCAAAGAAGTCAAAAATACTCCTCCAGAACCCAGCGATGGGGAATATGAAGGGATATTGATGGGGTTATTCGAGCAGGTGGCGGCGGGAACCACTACCGGCGGGTTACGGGGATGGCTATACAGTCGCCATTGTGACGATAAAAAGCTGGCGCGGTGGTTAGAGGTCAAAAGCGAGGAATGGCTACAGTATCCGGAAGATTATCAAACTTTAGGGCGGGATCTGGCGGCTTTAGGGAAGGTGATGACGGGAAATCTGGGGGAAGTGTCCCAACGGATTAGCCTCCAGTTACGCGACGCGGTGAGGGATGTTTCCGGTGTGGAGGGGGAAAATCTATGCCCAAAGGAGACGGATTTAACGGAAGTGGTTCAGGATGCCGAATTCTGGTTTGAGCAAGGAAACCAGAAATACATGAATGGGGATTTTATCGGCGAGATCGCATCCTACGATCAAGCTTTAGAATTTAAACCCGATGACCCTGATGCTTGGAACAACCGAGGGGTTGCGTTAGGTAATTTAGGCAGATTTGAACAAGCGATCGCATCCTTTGATCGAGCTTTAGAAATTAAACCCGATTACCATCAAGCTTGGGACAACCGAGGGATTGCGTTGCATAAATTAGGCAGATTTGAACAAGCGATCGCATCCTACGATCGAGCTTTAGAATTTAAACCCGATTTCCATGAAGCTTGGATCAACCGAGGGGTTGCGTTAGGTAATTTAGGCAGATTTGAGGAAGCGATCGCATCATATGATCGAGCTTTAGAAATTAAACCCGATTTACATCAAGCTTGGTACAACCGAGGGATTGCGTTAAGGAATTTAGGCAGATTAGCAGAAGCGATCGCATCCTACGATCGAGCTTTAGAAATTAAACCCGATGACCATGAAGCTTGGAACAACCGAGGGATTGCGTTAAGGGATTTAGGCAGATTAGAAGAAGCGATCGCATCCTACGATCGAGCTTTAGAAATTAAACCCGATTTCCATGAAGCTTGGTACAACCGAGGGATTGCGTTAGGTAATTTAGGCAGATTAGAAGAAGCGATCGCATCCTACGATCAAGCTTTAGAATTTAAACCCGATAAGCATGAAGCTTGGAACAACCGAGGGATTGCGTTAGGTAATTTAGGCAGATTGGCAGAAGCGATCGCATCCTATGATCGAGCTTTAGAAATTAAACCCGATGACCATGATGCTTGGAACAACCGGGGGGTTGCGTTAGCTGATTTAGGCAGATTTGAACAAGCGATCGCATCTTATGATCGAGCTTTAGAAATTAAACCCGATTTCCATCTAGCTTGGTACGGCCGAGGGTGGGCCGTTTGTTCTCTGAGTAAAAATCGCGTTTCTACTCCCAGTCTAGAAGCTCTCATTTACCGTAAACCGATAGTAGCCCTTAATGACCGAGAACCCCATATTTTCGCCCTCCGGGAGGCACTTACCCACCTCATTCAAGGATCGCCTCCGTGGGGGCAAATTTATCGCTATCTAGGGGAAGCTTATCTGAAACATTCCCAGTATAAAGAGAATGCTAGTCCCTATTGGCGCGAAGCGATCCGACATTATCAAATCGCTTTACCGATTCTCAGCGAAAAAGACTTCCCCGAAGATCATTTAGAAATTCTGCAAGGATTGATCCGCGCTCATCTTTCCCTACAGGAAATCCCTGAAGCGCGATTCTATCAACAACAGGGGCGCCACCTTTTTACCAGACTACGCGCCCAGAAACGCGATAAACCGGCTTTTGAGAGAAAATTCAGCAGTTTTAGTCACCTAGAAATCGATTTACTGATCGAGGAAAATCATCCTCTAGACGCAATTGAACAGGCAGAATTTTATAAAAATCGTTGTTTGACTTGGATTCTCGATAATTGGCAAGAAAACCCCACCAGTCCCGATTATGCCACTATCCAAAGCCTGACAGGTCCGAATAAGGCGATTATTTACTGGTATCTCAGCGAGGACAATCTCACCACCTTTATTATCACCCCAGAGGCTGATCCCGTCATTGTCGAGCCAGAACAACGCCGTCAACCAGCGCGACAGTTTCGGACTTGGTTAACTGAATGGGATAAACAATACCTTGACTATGCCAGTAAAAAAGAAACGGAGAATAAACAAAATCACCCCTGGAGATTGTCACTTAACAGCCGTTTTGCCCAATTAAAGCGGATTTTACAGATCGATAAAATTCTCGAACCTTTGCCAGTTTCCGTTGATTCCCTGATTCTCATCCCCCACCGGGATCTGCACCGCTTCCCCCTACATACCCTCTTCCCCGAAAAATACACCGCCACCTATCTCCCCTCTGCTCAGGTCGGTTTGCGTCCCCAGTCCGGCGATTCCTCCTATTCTCCCCTCCTCAGCGTCGAAGACCCCAAAACGGAACAAAAACCCATGGATTTCGCCCAACTGGAATCAGCGATTATTAGCCATATCCTGCAACCGAGCCAGAGAATTAGCACGAAAAAGGCCTCACGGGAAAACGTCCGCAACGCCCTCGAAAATGCCCATAAAACCTTTCATTTCACCGGTCATGGCTATTATGACTCTTTTCGCCCCCAAGCCTCTGCGATCGCCCTTAGCGATGGCTTATTGACCGTCCGGGATATCCGTGCGCTGAACCTCTCTAGTTACCGTCTCGTCTGTCTGGCTGCCTGTGAAACCGCTCTCACCGGTAAGGATGGCATTACTACCGAATACGTCGGCCTCGTCAGTGCTTTCTTGGCAGCCGGTGCGACTAATGTGGTCAGTACCCTCTGGCCGGTGAAGGAGATTTCTAGTGCTTGGTTTATGATTAACTTCTATCAAAGATTATTAGCGGGTGAATCCCCGGCCCTAGCTCTGAAAAATACACAAAATTGGTTAAAAAATATCACTTGGCAGCAACTAGCTAACTGGATCGAGCAACTTGGACAACTTCCCGACCTAATGGAATGGGTCGATCGACTGGAGGCGCGGGCGGCGAATATTTTAAAGGAAGGCAGTACAATAGGGCTAGATCAGCTAACAGAATACAGTGATCCTTACTATTGGGCAGCCTATACCCTGACTGGACAGGACTAA
- the fabI gene encoding enoyl-ACP reductase FabI, giving the protein MLDLTGKNALVTGIANNRSIAWGIAQQLHQAGANIGVTYLPDEKGRFEKKVRELADELNPAFYVPCDVQNDQQVEDTFATVAEKWGKLDILIHCLAFADKEGLTGDFTAIPREAFTKSLDISTFSLTRLARSAKPLMTEGGSIITLTYLGGVKVIPNYNLMGVAKAGLEMSVRYLAAELGGQKIRVNGISAGPIRTLASSAVGGILDMIHHVEEIAPLHRTVTQIEVGNTAAFLASDLASGITGQIIYVDSGYEIMGM; this is encoded by the coding sequence ATGTTAGATTTAACGGGAAAAAACGCCCTAGTGACGGGAATTGCCAATAATCGCTCGATCGCTTGGGGAATTGCCCAACAACTCCATCAAGCTGGTGCAAATATCGGTGTCACCTATCTCCCCGACGAAAAGGGCCGTTTTGAGAAAAAAGTGCGAGAATTGGCCGATGAACTTAATCCCGCTTTTTATGTCCCCTGCGATGTCCAAAATGACCAACAGGTAGAAGATACTTTCGCTACAGTGGCGGAAAAATGGGGTAAACTGGATATTTTGATTCACTGTCTCGCTTTTGCCGATAAAGAGGGTTTAACGGGCGATTTTACCGCCATCCCTCGGGAAGCTTTCACTAAATCCCTAGATATTAGCACTTTTTCCCTAACCCGTCTAGCTCGATCGGCTAAACCTTTGATGACGGAAGGGGGAAGTATTATCACTCTTACCTATCTCGGCGGTGTCAAGGTAATTCCTAACTATAATTTAATGGGGGTGGCAAAAGCTGGTTTAGAAATGAGTGTTCGCTATTTAGCCGCCGAATTAGGTGGCCAAAAGATCCGAGTTAATGGTATTTCCGCCGGTCCAATTCGCACCTTAGCATCTTCGGCCGTGGGGGGAATTCTTGATATGATCCATCATGTGGAAGAAATCGCTCCTTTACATCGCACGGTGACACAAATTGAGGTGGGAAATACGGCCGCTTTTTTAGCCAGTGATCTTGCTAGTGGTATTACCGGTCAGATTATTTATGTAGATTCCGGTTACGAAATTATGGGAATGTAG
- the ntcA gene encoding global nitrogen regulator NtcA: protein MDLSLIQDKPLADVFRRIGSGNFPPVVELFERGKTIFFPGDPAERVYFLLKGAVKLSRVYEAGEEITVALLRENSVFGVLSLLTGQRSDRFYHAVAFTPVELLSAPIDQVERSLRNNPDLSMLMLQGLSSRILQTEMMIETLAHRDMGSRLVSFLLILCRDFGVPTTDGIRVDLKLSHQAIAEAIGSTRVTVTRLLGELRDQEMVSIHKKKITVHNPVALSQQFT, encoded by the coding sequence ATGGACTTATCCCTAATACAAGACAAACCCCTAGCAGATGTGTTCCGTCGAATCGGCAGCGGCAATTTCCCCCCGGTGGTGGAATTGTTCGAGCGTGGCAAAACGATCTTTTTCCCTGGAGATCCCGCCGAAAGAGTCTATTTTTTGCTGAAAGGAGCCGTTAAGTTGTCGCGAGTCTATGAAGCGGGAGAGGAAATTACCGTGGCTCTACTGCGGGAAAATAGCGTCTTTGGTGTGCTATCCTTACTCACCGGCCAGCGATCGGATCGTTTTTATCATGCTGTGGCTTTTACTCCGGTAGAATTACTCTCGGCCCCGATCGATCAGGTAGAAAGATCCCTGCGCAATAATCCCGATTTATCAATGTTGATGTTGCAGGGGTTGTCCTCGCGGATTCTGCAAACGGAAATGATGATCGAAACCTTGGCTCACCGGGATATGGGTTCCCGTTTGGTCAGTTTTTTATTGATTCTCTGTCGTGATTTTGGGGTTCCCACCACCGATGGCATCCGGGTGGATCTAAAATTGTCTCACCAAGCGATCGCAGAGGCGATCGGTTCTACCCGCGTCACTGTCACCCGTTTATTGGGAGAGCTGCGGGATCAGGAAATGGTCTCAATTCACAAGAAGAAAATTACCGTCCATAATCCCGTCGCTCTCAGTCAACAATTTACCTAA
- a CDS encoding DUF3084 domain-containing protein codes for MTSAYILVLAIVVLGGLIAAVGDRIGSRIGKKRMRLFNLRPKQTATLMTIVTGILIAGSTLIVLFASSKSLRQGVFELDRLLNERRAAIKDLESQVRKTTEQKNQVEKALKTAKSEQIAVQKRLEVLNKNYQASRQRLRLVSGQLEKFRKEVANLNNERVILTNQKAQLTSQRDQLFQQKSILSGQINQLQTTVKVRDKELANQQKLLTARQARLQQLETQQKTLQLEIDRRDQRIGELDSSIVDKNLALEQREGKLKDLETQMAFLKREVEVLEQYYQTYQELREKQIAIFRGQVLSFGAFRIVDPQAIVTVIDKLLREANINAIRATQPNQPNFDQRLVKITKAQVEQLSQQLQDGKEYVVRILSAGNYVLGETEIRVFADVVPNQRVFEEKQVIAAVSIDPQNMTEEDLQKRLDLLLASAQFRARSAGVLGSIQVEDGLLTTVVNFIGQVKKSGNSIETLEAIAASKTNTSGPLTLRLVAVKDGKIIFSTSP; via the coding sequence ATGACTAGCGCTTATATTTTGGTTTTGGCCATCGTGGTTTTAGGTGGTCTGATAGCGGCTGTTGGCGATCGCATAGGGAGCCGTATCGGTAAGAAAAGGATGCGTTTATTTAATCTGCGTCCGAAACAAACCGCAACTTTAATGACGATTGTAACGGGAATTTTGATCGCCGGTTCGACTTTAATCGTCTTGTTTGCTTCTAGTAAATCCCTGCGTCAAGGGGTTTTTGAACTGGATCGCCTTTTAAATGAACGTCGTGCCGCTATTAAGGATTTGGAAAGTCAGGTAAGAAAAACCACCGAACAAAAAAATCAGGTGGAAAAGGCGTTAAAAACGGCTAAAAGTGAACAGATAGCCGTGCAGAAACGTCTAGAGGTTCTTAACAAAAATTATCAAGCTTCTCGTCAACGTTTGCGATTAGTTTCGGGACAGTTGGAAAAGTTTCGGAAGGAAGTGGCTAATTTAAACAATGAACGAGTTATTTTAACTAATCAAAAGGCACAGTTAACCAGTCAACGGGATCAATTGTTCCAACAAAAATCAATTCTTTCTGGTCAGATAAATCAACTACAAACCACCGTTAAAGTTAGAGATAAAGAGTTAGCTAATCAACAAAAGTTATTAACGGCCAGACAAGCGCGACTTCAACAGTTAGAAACCCAGCAAAAAACCCTACAGCTAGAAATTGATCGCCGGGATCAACGTATTGGAGAACTCGATAGCTCGATCGTCGATAAAAATTTAGCTTTGGAACAGCGCGAGGGAAAATTAAAAGATTTAGAGACCCAAATGGCTTTTCTTAAGCGGGAAGTGGAAGTTTTAGAACAATACTATCAAACCTATCAAGAATTGCGGGAAAAACAAATCGCTATTTTCCGGGGACAGGTGTTATCTTTTGGAGCTTTTCGTATTGTTGATCCCCAAGCTATTGTCACCGTTATCGATAAGTTATTGCGAGAAGCGAATATAAATGCTATCCGTGCCACCCAACCGAATCAGCCTAATTTTGACCAGCGTTTAGTTAAGATCACAAAAGCACAGGTAGAACAGTTAAGTCAACAATTACAGGACGGTAAAGAATATGTGGTGAGAATTCTTTCAGCAGGTAATTATGTCTTAGGAGAAACCGAGATTCGTGTCTTTGCTGATGTGGTTCCCAATCAAAGAGTTTTTGAGGAAAAACAGGTCATCGCTGCCGTTTCCATTGATCCCCAAAATATGACAGAAGAAGACCTACAAAAGCGGTTAGATTTACTCTTAGCTTCGGCTCAATTTCGCGCTAGAAGTGCGGGAGTTTTAGGGTCAATTCAAGTGGAAGATGGTTTATTAACTACGGTAGTTAACTTTATTGGTCAAGTGAAAAAGTCGGGTAATTCTATCGAGACACTTGAGGCAATTGCCGCTAGTAAAACTAATACATCTGGACCTTTAACTTTGCGTTTAGTGGCGGTAAAAGATGGTAAAATTATTTTTAGTACGTCCCCTTAA
- a CDS encoding Uma2 family endonuclease — translation MLTSSPPEILSLEAYRNLETSAETKHEYHDGEIIEMTGGSINHNSILINLIVLLKLALRGTNYRLQSSDLRLWIPQYNRGLYPDLMIIAGEPLLSDNRNDEILNPCVIIEVLSPSTSSYDRGDKFRYYRSIPQLNQYLLVSQGEILIESYSKTSDNNWLLQEYTPARGIISLDSLGISLNLADIYEGVDFNLNS, via the coding sequence ATGTTGACTTCATCTCCTCCCGAAATTCTCAGCTTAGAAGCATATCGTAATTTAGAAACTAGCGCGGAAACTAAACACGAATATCACGACGGGGAAATTATCGAGATGACGGGGGGAAGCATCAATCATAATAGTATTCTCATTAATCTTATTGTCCTACTAAAATTAGCTTTAAGAGGAACTAATTATCGTCTTCAATCTAGCGATCTACGTCTATGGATACCCCAATATAATCGCGGGTTATACCCAGATTTAATGATCATTGCTGGGGAACCATTATTGAGTGATAATCGCAACGATGAAATTTTAAATCCCTGTGTAATTATCGAAGTTTTATCCCCTTCCACCTCTAGTTATGATCGGGGTGATAAATTTCGTTATTATCGTTCTATACCCCAATTAAACCAATATCTTCTCGTCAGTCAAGGAGAGATACTAATAGAATCCTATAGCAAAACATCAGACAATAATTGGTTACTGCAAGAATACACCCCAGCAAGGGGAATTATATCCCTAGATTCTTTAGGAATTAGCTTAAATCTTGCCGATATTTACGAAGGAGTTGATTTTAATCTCAACTCCTAA
- a CDS encoding ATP-binding protein yields the protein MISEIYQKVSLLVLYQGVFDNAIGKAFITLLSTDNIADFLKAYGQLFQALASKNISWNDFLVEQILLDDNPFSQQVQKKSVWELPESLINGVKQDLSILQSLYNSSIYSLSNSTVFEQIKFINFPAWEVDNKLESFLHSGLNWTELVEDIADYYRECGTGIFARYQALRWQEGRLQGITHPDPVQIQEIVGYEMPKETLIKNTEFLLAGYPALNVLLYGSRGSGKSSLVKGLLQKYHSQGLRLIEVAKSQLKDLPLIIEILRDLPQKFIIFVDDLSFEEDDEAFKALKVVLEGSVTARPKNVVVYATSNRRHLVREFFADRPQPKDSDEVHNWDTVQEKLSFSDRFGLTLTFEPANQEKYLKIVRHLASLSKLEISLEDLEFRAKQWATQHNGRSGRTARQFIDFLQGELGLNR from the coding sequence ATGATCTCTGAAATTTACCAAAAAGTCAGCTTATTAGTTTTGTATCAAGGGGTTTTTGATAATGCTATTGGCAAGGCATTTATTACCCTATTATCTACGGATAATATCGCCGATTTTCTCAAAGCTTATGGTCAATTGTTTCAAGCTTTAGCATCTAAAAATATCAGTTGGAATGATTTTCTAGTCGAACAAATATTATTAGATGATAATCCCTTTAGTCAACAGGTACAGAAAAAAAGTGTTTGGGAGTTACCCGAATCTTTAATTAATGGCGTGAAACAGGATTTATCTATCCTCCAATCTCTCTATAATTCTAGCATTTATAGCCTCAGCAATTCGACAGTTTTTGAACAAATTAAATTTATAAATTTCCCCGCTTGGGAAGTGGACAACAAATTAGAAAGTTTCCTACATTCTGGTTTAAATTGGACGGAATTAGTGGAAGATATAGCCGATTATTATCGTGAATGCGGTACAGGAATTTTTGCCCGTTATCAAGCTTTAAGGTGGCAAGAAGGCCGATTACAAGGAATTACTCATCCCGATCCTGTGCAGATTCAAGAAATAGTCGGTTATGAAATGCCCAAGGAAACCTTGATTAAAAACACTGAGTTTTTATTAGCAGGCTATCCCGCTTTAAATGTCCTACTCTATGGCAGCCGTGGTTCGGGAAAATCCTCTCTAGTCAAGGGATTATTGCAAAAATACCATAGTCAAGGATTGCGCTTAATTGAAGTGGCCAAATCCCAATTAAAAGACCTACCATTAATTATTGAAATTCTGCGAGATTTACCGCAAAAATTTATTATCTTTGTCGATGATTTATCCTTTGAAGAAGACGATGAAGCTTTTAAAGCTTTAAAAGTTGTTTTAGAGGGAAGTGTCACCGCTAGACCGAAAAATGTCGTAGTTTATGCCACTTCTAATCGCCGACATTTAGTCAGAGAATTTTTTGCCGATCGACCACAACCAAAAGATAGTGATGAAGTGCATAATTGGGACACAGTACAAGAAAAATTATCCTTTAGTGATCGCTTTGGTTTAACCCTAACTTTTGAACCGGCTAATCAAGAAAAGTATTTGAAAATAGTGCGTCATTTAGCCAGTTTATCTAAATTAGAAATTAGCCTAGAAGACCTAGAATTTCGTGCCAAACAATGGGCAACCCAACATAATGGGCGATCGGGAAGAACTGCTAGACAATTTATTGATTTTCTCCAGGGGGAATTAGGATTAAACAGGTAG
- a CDS encoding serine/threonine protein kinase, producing MTFTSDSLLAERYQLQQRLGNTAIGRQTWLAIDVLSQESVIIKLLAFSPQMEWEELKLFEREAAVLASLHHPRIPRYRDYFSLDKNQGDGIPWFVLVQDYIAGESLSDRLEKGQRFTPMVIRTIAQEVLEILIYLHELSPPVLHRDIKPSNLIINSENNVYLVDFGAVQARGAVTGVTFTVVGTSGYAPLEQFWGRAVPSSDLYALGMTLIHLLTGIVPIELPHRDSKIQFRQLVTIDDDLIDWLETMTDVAVEKRFKSAREALKFLQHPYYRQVSSLVDPKKLPKPPHSSIRIAKHKDNLEINLPPKIKLPSDAPTLWSLAIFLTITVFISPIITFIIALIGFIFLREMQLILTPQEVLIKYKLFNFIYQKFAFKTQDLWGIFLHSNGTEANYQIRLRTAKNYYLIGQNLREDECLWLGQEIQDWLNFIKYNVSHQEEV from the coding sequence ATGACCTTTACTTCTGATTCTCTTTTAGCTGAACGTTACCAACTGCAACAACGCCTAGGCAATACCGCTATCGGTCGTCAAACTTGGTTAGCTATCGATGTATTATCCCAAGAATCGGTAATTATTAAACTCCTCGCTTTTAGTCCCCAGATGGAGTGGGAAGAATTAAAATTATTTGAACGGGAGGCCGCCGTCTTAGCTTCTCTCCATCATCCTCGTATTCCCCGCTATCGCGATTATTTTTCCCTCGATAAAAATCAAGGTGACGGGATTCCTTGGTTTGTACTTGTACAAGATTATATAGCGGGAGAATCCCTAAGCGATCGCTTAGAAAAGGGGCAACGTTTCACCCCTATGGTAATTCGGACTATTGCCCAAGAAGTTCTCGAAATTCTCATCTATTTGCATGAATTATCGCCACCAGTATTACATCGAGATATTAAACCTAGTAATTTAATTATTAACTCGGAAAATAACGTTTATTTAGTGGATTTTGGCGCAGTCCAGGCCAGGGGTGCAGTGACGGGAGTTACTTTTACTGTGGTGGGGACGAGTGGTTATGCACCCCTAGAACAATTTTGGGGCCGGGCGGTTCCCAGTTCTGATTTATATGCCTTAGGCATGACTTTAATTCATTTATTGACGGGAATTGTGCCGATAGAACTGCCCCACCGCGACTCTAAAATTCAATTTCGCCAACTGGTGACAATCGATGATGATTTAATCGATTGGTTAGAAACTATGACCGATGTAGCGGTAGAAAAGCGGTTTAAAAGTGCCAGAGAAGCCCTGAAATTTCTCCAACATCCCTACTATCGTCAAGTATCAAGTTTAGTCGATCCTAAGAAATTACCAAAACCTCCCCACAGTTCCATCCGTATCGCTAAACATAAGGATAATTTAGAGATTAATTTACCCCCAAAAATTAAGCTACCTTCCGATGCGCCTACTCTCTGGTCTTTGGCGATTTTCCTTACTATCACTGTCTTTATCTCCCCAATTATTACCTTTATTATAGCTCTGATTGGTTTTATTTTTTTGCGGGAGATGCAGTTAATTCTTACCCCTCAAGAAGTTTTAATTAAATATAAACTCTTCAATTTTATCTACCAAAAATTTGCTTTCAAAACTCAAGACTTATGGGGTATTTTTCTTCATAGCAATGGTACAGAAGCTAACTATCAGATTCGTCTGCGGACGGCTAAAAATTATTATCTTATCGGACAGAATCTCCGCGAGGATGAATGTCTCTGGTTAGGACAGGAAATCCAAGATTGGTTAAATTTTATCAAATATAACGTTTCTCATCAAGAGGAAGTATAA
- a CDS encoding aspartoacylase, with protein MIEQKTTIKNLALIAGVHGNELTPAYLVKYLQNSANLLARSSFQSHSLIANPLALKQRVRYVDTDLNRCFNQKDLVNPDCQQYEQKRAKKIVKEIQEKSIDLLIDIHSTTSNMMLAIIYSNPHPWLLKLFTYLTKINPDVRLIYHPVSEEENHFLKGICPLAFTLEIGPINHGVICPYLFRQTETLIYQILDYIEQENYLAAHLDTFGESLTVYQRLGSIDYPRDEQGEIKAMLHPQILQRDYQAIQPNQPIFLGFDGQEIIYRGESTLYPIFVGESSYKEKGIALCWTAKKQIDIN; from the coding sequence ATGATCGAGCAGAAAACTACTATTAAAAATCTGGCTTTAATTGCCGGTGTGCATGGCAATGAACTAACTCCCGCTTATCTGGTTAAATACCTGCAAAACTCAGCTAATCTCCTAGCCCGCAGCAGTTTTCAATCCCACAGTCTCATCGCTAATCCCTTAGCCCTAAAGCAACGGGTTAGATATGTCGATACGGATTTAAATCGTTGTTTTAACCAAAAAGATTTAGTTAATCCCGATTGTCAGCAATACGAACAAAAACGAGCCAAAAAAATAGTCAAAGAAATCCAAGAAAAATCCATTGATTTATTAATTGATATTCACAGCACCACATCTAACATGATGCTGGCGATTATTTATTCTAACCCCCATCCTTGGCTATTAAAACTCTTTACCTATCTGACTAAAATTAATCCTGATGTGCGCTTAATTTATCATCCCGTCAGCGAGGAAGAAAATCATTTTCTGAAAGGAATTTGTCCCCTAGCTTTTACCCTAGAAATCGGTCCAATTAACCATGGTGTCATCTGTCCCTATCTTTTTCGTCAAACCGAAACACTCATCTATCAAATCCTAGACTATATCGAACAGGAAAATTATCTCGCTGCCCATCTCGATACTTTCGGCGAATCCCTAACAGTTTACCAACGTTTAGGCTCGATCGATTATCCTAGGGATGAACAGGGTGAAATTAAAGCCATGTTACATCCTCAGATTCTCCAACGAGATTATCAGGCAATTCAACCCAATCAACCGATTTTTCTAGGATTTGATGGTCAGGAAATTATCTATCGTGGGGAATCTACATTATATCCTATCTTTGTCGGAGAATCTTCCTATAAAGAAAAAGGAATCGCCCTTTGTTGGACAGCCAAAAAACAAATCGATATTAATTAG